The Rhododendron vialii isolate Sample 1 chromosome 8a, ASM3025357v1 genome has a window encoding:
- the LOC131335813 gene encoding subtilisin-like protease SBT1.4, which yields MTKTAILIHCFSFFLLLLLLSISPSTSSAPSQPSDRPQTFIIHVSKSHKPAAFSSHQQWYSSILRSLSSPHPTKLLYTYSTAAHGFSARLTASQAADLRRRPSILSVLPDRIRHVHTTRTPHFLGLADSFGLWPNSDYADDVIIGVLDTGIWPDRQSFSDKGLSPVPSGWKGKCDTGPDFPATSCNRKIIGARAYYQGYEAAIENLMHDAASNFTCGGEHKLDRTPELLKNLKDDYKSPRDTEGHGTHTASTAAGSVVSNASFFDYARGEARGMAIKARIAVYKICWSSGCFESDILAAMDQSVLDGVHVISLSVGASGKAPQYDRDSIAIGAFGAARHGVLVSCSAGNSGPNPYTAVNIAPWILTVGASTIDREFPADVTLGDGRVYGGVSLYSGDKLGDSKLPLIYAADCGDRYCYSGKLDSSKAAGKIVVCDRGGNARVAKGSAVKIAGGAGMIMANTAESGEELVADSHLIPATMVGQIAGDKIKDYVKSDPSPTATIVFKGTVYGTSPPAPRVAAFSSRGPSHLTAEILKPDVIAPGVNILAGWTGYTSPTDLDIDPRRVDFNIISGTSMSCPHVSGLAALLRKAYPEWTPAAIKSALMTTAYNLDNNGRNFTDLATGGISTPFIHGAGHVDPNKALDPGLVYDIHESDYVAFLCTIGYNAKRIAIFVKDHPVDCGALGLGSPGDLNYPSFSVVFDSSKSMVKYKRTVKNVGSSMDAVYHVKVSAPPAVGIDVSPKKLVFSEGTQTLSYEITFTSAVALGEFGVASQGFGSIEWTDGTHKVMSPIAVMWQQGPSVVSM from the exons ATGACGAAAACAGCCATTCTCATCCACTGCTtctccttcttcctcctcctcctcctcctctccattTCTCCGTCAACATCCTCAGCCCCATCTCAACCGTCCGATCGTCCCCAAACCTTCATCATCCACGTGTCCAAATCCCACAAGCCTGCCGCCTTCTCCTCCCACCAACAATGGTACTCCTCCATCCTTCgctccctctcctccccccACCCCACCAAACTCCTATACACCTACTCCACCGCCGCCCACGGCTTCTCCGCCCGCCTCACCGCCTCCCAAGCCGCCGACCTCCGCCGCCGACCCTCCATCCTCTCCGTCCTCCCCGACCGAATCCGCCACGTCCACACCACTCGCACCCCCCACTTCCTCGGCCTCGCGGACTCCTTCGGCCTCTGGCCTAACTCCGATTACGCCGACGACGTCATCATCGGAGTTTTAGATACCGGGATCTGGCCCGACCGCCAGAGCTTCTCCGATAAAGGACTCTCTCCGGTTCCCTCCGGTTGGAAAGGCAAGTGCGACACCGGCCCGGACTTCCCTGCCACGTCGTGTAACCGTAAAATCATCGGCGCCAGGGCCTACTATCAAGGGTACGAAGCCGCGATTGAAAACCTAATGCACGATGCGGCTTCCAATTTTACTTGTGGAGGCGAGCATAAGCTGGAccgaacacctgagttattGAAAAACCTAAAAGATGATTATAAATCCCCGAGAGATACGGAAGGGCACGGGACGCACACGGCGTCTACGGCAGCCGGATCCGTCGTGTCAAACGCAAGTTTTTTCGATTACGCGAGAGGCGAGGCGAGGGGAATGGCGATCAAGGCGAGGATCGCCGTGTACAAGATCTGTTGGAGCTCGGGCTGCTTTGAATCGGACATACTCGCGGCGATGGACCAGTCGGTTTTGGACGGCGTCCACGTCATCTCCCTCTCCGTCGGAGCGTCCGGTAAGGCGCCGCAGTACGATCGCGACTCCATCGCGATAGGAGCGTTCGGAGCCGCGAGACATGGTGTTCTCGTGTCCTGCTCCGCAGGGAATTCCGGTCCCAATCCGTACACTGCCGTTAATATCGCTCCGTGGATTCTCACCGTTGGTGCTTCCACGATTGATAGGGAGTTTCCGGCTGACGTCACTCTCGGCGACGGTAGAGTCTACGGCGGCGTATCGCTCTATTCAGGCGATAAACTTGGCGATTCGAAGCTTCCATTGATTTACGCAGCCGATTGTGGTGACAG GTATTGTTATTCAGGAAAGCTTGACTCGTCAAAAGCAGCGGGGAAAATTGTTGTCTGCGATCGTGGAGGCAACGCGAGAGTAGCGAAAGGTAGTGCCGTCAAAATTGCTGGCGGAGCCGGCATGATAATGGCAAACACGGCGGAGAGCGGCGAAGAACTCGTTGCTGATTCGCATTTGATCCCTGCCACTATGGTTGGCCAGATCGCCGGCGATAAGATCAAAGACTACGTCAAATCGGATCCGTCACCAACGGCGACGATTGTGTTCAAAGGAACGGTATACGGAACTTCACCACCTGCACCACGTGTCGCCGCCTTCTCCAGCCGTGGGCCGAGCCATCTGACCGCGGAAATTCTCAAACCAGACGTCATAGCTCCAGGTGTCAACATCTTGGCCGGTTGGACCGGATATACTAGTCCAACCGACTTGGACATTGACCCAAGAAGAGTTGATTTCAACATCATCTCGGGCACCTCAATGTCTTGCCCGCATGTGAGTGGATTAGCTGCGTTGCTGCGTAAAGCCTACCCGGAGTGGACCCCAGCTGCTATAAAATCCGCCCTGATGACCACTGCTTACAATTTGGATAACAATGGCCGAAATTTTACTGATCTCGCCACCGGAGGcatatccacaccgtttattCACGGAGCAGGACACGTGGATCCCAACAAAGCGCTCGATCCAGGTCTAGTCTACGACATACATGAGAGTGATTACGTGGCGTTCCTATGCACCATTGGATACAACGCGAAGAGGATTGCCATCTTCGTGAAGGATCATCCTGTGGATTGCGGCGCACTAGGGCTGGGTAGTCCAGGTGATCTGAACTACCCATCGTTTTCGGTCGTGTTTGATTCGAGCAAGAGTATGGTTAAGTACAAGAGGACGGTGAAGAACGTTGGGAGTTCAATGGACGCGGTGTACCATGTTAAAGTGAGCGCGCCACCGGCAGTTGGGATTGATGTTTCGCCTAAGAAGCTTGTTTTTAGTGAGGGAACTCAAACGCTGTCTTACGAGATTACGTTTACAAGTGCGGTGGCATTGGGTGAGTTTGGTGTTGCTTCACAGGGATTTGGATCAATCGAGTGGACCGATGGGACCCATAAAGTTATGAGCCCAATTGCTGTTATGTGGCAGCAGGGTCCGTCAGTTGTGTCTATGTGA